TTTTCCTCTCGGACCCTTAATTATCGCGCCGGGTCTTAAAAACGCAGTCGGCCATTTAGGTGCCCACATCGCGGGCAATTGGCTTCATCCACCCTGCCCCGCGTGGTGTAAACATGCTCGCACCGCACGCAGTGGAAGATCGTCTTCCGTTTTTCCGCCTCAAATCGGGCGTGGTCCCGGCGATCATAATAGATCCATAGACCGAGAAAGAACGCCGCCAGTCCGAGACAGTAAATTACAGCGGCGGTGGTGAGATCGATCATGGCGCATCCAACGGTTTGGCATGCCCGTTGACGGGGACAAAGAAAAACGCCGACCGGGAAAACCGATCGGCGTTGAAAGTGGCGAGAGGCACGCAGGCCAATGGCCTTAGTCCTTCTTCTCTTCTTCAGTCGCGGGAGCCTCGGTGGCCTCGACTTCGGCAGCGGGGGCCTCTTCAGCGGCGGGAGCCGGAGCAGCTTCAGCCTTGGCCGGGGCGGCCTTCTTCTTCGGCTTCTTGTAACCCGGATCGTCGGCCTTCACGAATTCGATCAGAGCCATCTCAGCCGCGTCGCCGATACGGGCGCCGAGCTTGTAGATGCGGGTGTAACCACCCGGACGGTTGAGGAACTCGGAGACCTTGTCGTTGAAGAGCAGGTCAATGGCAGCCGTGTCGCGAACATCGCGCAGAGCGAGGCGCTTGAGGTGCAACTTGTCCTTGGCCTCGGTTTTGGCGTGAGCCTTCTTGGCCTTGGTGACGACCTTCTCAATGAAGGGACGGAGGGCCTTGGCCTTGGTCAGGGTGGTCTTGATGCGACCGTAGGTGATCAGGGACACGGACATGTTGGACAACATGGCCGCGCGGTGCTCGCGGGTGACGCCGAGGGACTGGCGATGAACTTTGTGACGCATTGTGGTGTGTGTTTTTGGTGTGTGGTGGTCTCCGATCGGCTACCGGGCTGCAGCGTTGGGCGGCACGGCGGCGCGAAGACCGGGAGGGGAGAAAATCCTAAATCCTAATGACTAAATCCTAAACAGAACTGCGACGGGATCGTTGCTACCTCTGTTAGGATTTTGAAATTTGGGATTTAGGATTTACCGGGCGTAAAACCGCCCGGTTTTTAGATTTCCTTCTTCGAGTCGAGGAGGCGCTCGTCGAACTTCATGCCGAGCGAAAGGCCGAGGGCCTCGAGCTTCTCTTTGATCTCGTTGAGCGACTTCTTACCGAAGTTGCGATACTTGAGCATCTCCTGCTCGGTCTTCATGGCGAGTTCGCCGACCGTGGTGATGTTCGCGTTGTTCAAGCAGTTGGCCGCACGAACGGAGAGTTCGATTTCGTTGACCGACATGTTGAGGAGCTTGCGGAGCTTGTTCTGCTCTTCGCTGACCTCGGACTGCTGGTTGTCGAACTCGTAGGTCTCCTCGGACACGCGATCGAAAACGTCGAGGTGGTGCTTGAGGATCGAGCCGGCTTGCTTGAGGGCGTCGTCCGGGGTGATGCGACCGTCGGTCCAGACCTCGAGGATGAGCTTGTCGTAGTCGGTGATCTGACCCACGCGGGTGTTCTCAACGGCATACTTGACGAGCTTCACCGGGGAGAAGAGCGAGTCGATCGGGATGACACCGATGGCTTGATCTTCCTTCTTGTTGAGCTCGCCCGGGCAATAGCCGCGACCGGTCTTCACCGTGATCTCGGCTTCGAAAGGCTGGGCCTTGTCGATGGTGCAGATGACCTGCTCCGGATTGACGATGGTGATGTTGGCGTCGGCTTGGATGTCGGCCGCGGTGACGGGGCCTTCGCGGTCAACCTTGATGCCGAGCACCACTTCGTCGCGGTTGGCGGTCGAAACGATGAGCACCTTCTTGAGGTTGAGCACGATATCGGTGACGTCCTCGACGATGCCGTCGACGCTCTGGAACTCGTGGTTCACGCCTTCGATCTTGATGGAGGCGATGGCAGCACCCTCGATGGAGGACAGCAGCACGCGACGCAGGGAGTTACCGATGGTGTGACCGTAACCGGCCTCGAAAGGCTCGGCGATGAACTTGCCGTAGGTGGCGGTGGAGCCTTCCTCCACCTTCGTGAGCTTGTTGGGGAGTTCGAACTTACCGAGGCGTTTTGGCATGGTGATTAAGAGATTAAGTCAAAAGGTTAAGTTTAAGGAGGAGGACGTTGAGGTCTTCAACGTCAACTTCCCTCTTAAACTCGGCAATTAGCGCCAATCAGAAGCGAGAGTAGAACTCAACGATCAGCTGCTCGTTGATGTCCTGGGTCATCTCTTCGCGGGTGGGCAGACGGTTCACGACGCCGGTGTAGGTCTCTTGGTTGAGCGTGAGCCAACCGGGGACGTTGCGGGCGCGGGTCTCTTCGAGATTGCGGGTCGCGATCTGACGGGAGGTCGGGGTGTCCTTGATCATCACCTCGTCGCCAGCGACGACGGTGTAGGAGGAGATGTCGACCTTCTTGCCGTTCACGCGGACGTGACCGTGGTTGACCAGCTGACGAGCAGCGGCGCGGGTCTTGGCGAAGCCGAGGGAGTAAACCGTGCTGTCGAGACGGGTCTCGA
This portion of the Actomonas aquatica genome encodes:
- the rplQ gene encoding 50S ribosomal protein L17, whose product is MRHKVHRQSLGVTREHRAAMLSNMSVSLITYGRIKTTLTKAKALRPFIEKVVTKAKKAHAKTEAKDKLHLKRLALRDVRDTAAIDLLFNDKVSEFLNRPGGYTRIYKLGARIGDAAEMALIEFVKADDPGYKKPKKKAAPAKAEAAPAPAAEEAPAAEVEATEAPATEEEKKD
- a CDS encoding DNA-directed RNA polymerase subunit alpha, translated to MPKRLGKFELPNKLTKVEEGSTATYGKFIAEPFEAGYGHTIGNSLRRVLLSSIEGAAIASIKIEGVNHEFQSVDGIVEDVTDIVLNLKKVLIVSTANRDEVVLGIKVDREGPVTAADIQADANITIVNPEQVICTIDKAQPFEAEITVKTGRGYCPGELNKKEDQAIGVIPIDSLFSPVKLVKYAVENTRVGQITDYDKLILEVWTDGRITPDDALKQAGSILKHHLDVFDRVSEETYEFDNQQSEVSEEQNKLRKLLNMSVNEIELSVRAANCLNNANITTVGELAMKTEQEMLKYRNFGKKSLNEIKEKLEALGLSLGMKFDERLLDSKKEI
- the rpsD gene encoding 30S ribosomal protein S4, with protein sequence MARYIGPTTRLSRRFGQPLFGATKAYEKRSYPPGQHGPRLRRKKSEYAIGLDEKQKLRYVYGLLERQFRRTFEKAKNEKGVTGERFLQLLETRLDSTVYSLGFAKTRAAARQLVNHGHVRVNGKKVDISSYTVVAGDEVMIKDTPTSRQIATRNLEETRARNVPGWLTLNQETYTGVVNRLPTREEMTQDINEQLIVEFYSRF